One window of Rhodopirellula islandica genomic DNA carries:
- a CDS encoding beta-xylosidase family glycoside hydrolase, whose translation MCRILLCSIGLIAAWLPSATPAAEPITKSFVDGMSDQWRWVRENKAGWKFTQDGLQVLIEPGNMWGKDNDAKNVLLHPIPDTWKEAVDVRVQITQAPKKRWEQANLVWYYSDSTMVKLGLELENGTTNIVMGHETNDRARTIAIIPYPAETVQLRFVVKGSQLLGQYRQPGTDWKPVGKTTLPSQTSTPAPHVSLQFYMGEADSNRWATVSNFQMSPLSEQGTSPAHN comes from the coding sequence ATGTGCCGAATCCTTCTGTGTTCCATTGGATTGATTGCCGCCTGGCTGCCTTCCGCCACCCCAGCAGCCGAACCGATCACCAAGTCGTTTGTGGACGGGATGAGTGACCAATGGCGATGGGTGCGAGAGAACAAGGCCGGCTGGAAATTCACCCAAGATGGCCTGCAAGTCTTGATCGAACCAGGCAACATGTGGGGCAAAGACAACGACGCGAAGAACGTCTTGCTCCACCCCATCCCTGATACTTGGAAAGAAGCCGTTGACGTTCGCGTGCAGATCACGCAAGCACCCAAGAAACGCTGGGAACAAGCCAACTTGGTTTGGTACTACAGCGATTCAACGATGGTGAAGCTCGGCCTGGAACTTGAAAACGGCACGACCAACATCGTGATGGGCCACGAAACGAATGATCGGGCACGCACCATCGCCATCATTCCTTACCCTGCCGAGACGGTGCAATTGCGATTCGTCGTCAAAGGCTCACAACTTCTCGGGCAATACCGACAACCAGGCACCGACTGGAAACCGGTTGGAAAGACCACCTTGCCCTCCCAAACCTCCACTCCCGCTCCGCACGTCAGCCTGCAGTTCTACATGGGAGAAGCCGACTCCAATCGTTGGGCAACGGTTTCAAACTTTCAAATGTCCCCACTCAGTGAACAAGGCACTTCTCCGGCTCACAACTGA
- a CDS encoding DUF1501 domain-containing protein: protein MTNHSQLFPCGRVANMLSRREWLCRAGAGAGMIGLANLMAEQNLLAAPPTNDLSDPITSLAPRPGHFPAKVKSVIWLFMEGAPSSVDMFDPKPELDKRDGDTTDIQAFFGNPGPLMKSPFSFQQHGESGQWVCDKYTHVAKHVDKMAFIKSCYSESNDHVPAIYQINSGLPRPGFPTAGAWVTYGLGSENQNLPGYVVMGNTQGAKGGPHNWGAGFLPSTFQGTLFRSQGAPVLNLNRQPQITKQDQVAQLDLMAKLNDEHMRRHTRDAEFANRMNSFELAFRMQKEATEVVDLSRETKATQQLYGIDNPRSKSFGSKCLMARRLVESGVRFVQVYSDGEWDAHSDLEENHTHHCAATDVPVAGLLSDLEQRGLLDSTLVIWGGEFGRMPISQNGKGRDHNPKGFMQWMAGAGIKGGVSYGETDEIGYEAVENPVSVNDLHATILHLLGLDHERLTYFHNGRSYRLTDVAGKVIQEILA from the coding sequence ATGACCAATCATTCACAACTGTTTCCCTGCGGTCGCGTCGCCAACATGCTCAGCCGCCGCGAATGGCTGTGCCGGGCGGGTGCCGGCGCAGGGATGATCGGTCTGGCCAATCTGATGGCCGAGCAAAATTTGTTGGCCGCACCACCGACGAATGACCTATCCGATCCCATCACTTCGCTGGCACCGCGACCGGGCCACTTCCCCGCGAAAGTGAAGTCGGTCATCTGGTTGTTCATGGAGGGTGCGCCCAGCTCAGTCGACATGTTCGATCCCAAGCCCGAACTCGACAAACGAGACGGCGACACCACCGACATCCAAGCGTTCTTTGGCAACCCGGGACCGCTGATGAAGTCACCGTTTTCGTTCCAACAACATGGCGAAAGCGGGCAGTGGGTTTGCGACAAATACACCCACGTGGCGAAACACGTCGACAAGATGGCGTTCATCAAATCGTGCTACAGCGAATCGAACGATCACGTCCCGGCGATCTACCAAATCAACAGCGGGCTGCCACGTCCGGGATTCCCCACCGCAGGAGCTTGGGTGACCTATGGACTGGGCAGCGAAAACCAAAACCTTCCCGGCTACGTCGTGATGGGCAACACGCAAGGTGCCAAAGGCGGACCTCACAATTGGGGTGCAGGCTTTCTCCCATCAACCTTTCAAGGCACGCTCTTCCGATCCCAAGGTGCACCGGTTCTCAACCTCAACCGACAACCTCAAATCACCAAACAAGACCAAGTCGCACAGCTCGACTTGATGGCCAAGCTGAACGACGAACACATGCGACGTCACACCCGCGACGCCGAGTTCGCCAACCGCATGAATTCGTTTGAATTGGCGTTTCGAATGCAGAAAGAAGCGACCGAGGTTGTCGATCTTTCGCGAGAAACAAAGGCCACGCAACAGCTCTACGGGATCGACAACCCCAGGTCCAAATCGTTTGGGTCCAAGTGCTTGATGGCACGCCGACTCGTCGAGAGCGGCGTTCGGTTCGTGCAGGTCTACAGCGACGGCGAATGGGACGCTCACAGTGACCTCGAGGAGAACCACACCCATCACTGCGCCGCCACCGATGTCCCCGTCGCTGGATTGCTTTCCGATTTGGAACAACGCGGGTTGCTCGATTCGACCCTCGTGATCTGGGGCGGCGAGTTTGGCCGCATGCCGATCTCGCAAAACGGCAAGGGACGCGACCACAATCCCAAAGGCTTCATGCAATGGATGGCGGGGGCCGGTATCAAAGGTGGCGTCAGCTACGGCGAGACCGATGAGATTGGATACGAGGCCGTTGAGAATCCCGTCAGCGTGAACGATCTGCACGCCACGATCCTGCACCTGCTCGGCCTGGATCACGAACGCCTCACCTACTTCCACAACGGACGCAGCTACCGACTGACGGATGTCGCTGGCAAAGTCATCCAGGAGATTCTCGCCTAA
- a CDS encoding class I SAM-dependent methyltransferase, protein MHAITAGADVASTGPTFMKRAYYVLKAWSQAPLDVATLCPSSPSLTRKLANRDCVKNARNVIELGPGAGGTTQTLLEFMRPDARLMVVEKSTVFSKPLQAIHDPRLEVVMGDACALTDLVMKHEFGLADVVVSGIPFSSMPPTIAKTIAQSIHQVLRPGGVFIAYQIRDHVNEFARPLFGPAETEAVPMNLPPLTLYTWTKVCMPKSNVKNNGAIKRSVSP, encoded by the coding sequence ATGCATGCGATCACTGCAGGGGCAGATGTAGCGAGTACCGGACCGACGTTCATGAAGCGTGCCTACTACGTGTTGAAGGCGTGGAGTCAGGCCCCGTTGGACGTCGCGACTCTTTGTCCGAGTTCCCCGTCTCTGACTCGAAAACTTGCCAACCGCGATTGCGTGAAAAACGCTCGCAACGTCATCGAACTAGGGCCAGGAGCAGGCGGGACAACGCAAACCCTGCTGGAGTTCATGCGGCCTGATGCGAGGCTGATGGTGGTCGAAAAATCGACTGTTTTTTCAAAGCCTCTGCAGGCGATTCACGATCCGCGACTCGAGGTGGTGATGGGCGACGCTTGTGCTCTCACCGATCTGGTGATGAAGCATGAGTTCGGATTGGCCGATGTGGTCGTCTCGGGGATTCCATTCAGTAGCATGCCGCCGACAATTGCGAAGACGATCGCTCAGTCGATCCATCAAGTCTTGCGGCCGGGCGGAGTGTTCATTGCTTATCAGATTCGAGACCATGTCAACGAATTTGCTCGGCCTCTGTTTGGACCGGCGGAGACCGAAGCCGTTCCCATGAATCTTCCACCGCTGACGTTGTACACCTGGACCAAGGTGTGCATGCCAAAATCCAATGTGAAAAACAATGGGGCCATTAAGAGAAGTGTCTCCCCGTGA
- a CDS encoding PH domain-containing protein, with the protein MQVLTTQCPYCHHEVDSTIEHLDGPVLCPSCEKPFEMEMPTAVVTAVHEVDEKTARENRMASEPEERTLVEVHPVVFRARPIATLVFSVVGIVAAVLILMSVAGMSLAGYALDEMAVIGPASIVVWLSAAALIVTAGVIGYWTLLSRFTTLTVTDDRTVYREGIVSRETSEVQHDDVRNIQLDQSFVQRLLNVGGIGISSSGQDDLEVVAKGLPHPKRIIDLIRENQD; encoded by the coding sequence ATGCAAGTTCTCACCACGCAGTGCCCGTACTGCCACCACGAAGTCGATAGCACGATCGAGCATTTAGATGGCCCTGTGCTTTGTCCCAGTTGTGAAAAACCGTTCGAGATGGAGATGCCGACGGCCGTTGTCACCGCCGTTCATGAAGTCGACGAGAAAACGGCTCGCGAAAACAGGATGGCATCGGAGCCAGAAGAACGCACGCTGGTGGAAGTTCATCCAGTCGTCTTTCGAGCCCGCCCAATCGCGACGCTTGTTTTTTCAGTCGTCGGTATCGTCGCCGCAGTGCTGATTCTGATGTCAGTGGCTGGGATGTCCTTGGCGGGTTACGCATTGGATGAGATGGCGGTGATCGGACCAGCCTCGATCGTGGTTTGGTTGAGTGCGGCTGCCTTGATCGTGACTGCGGGGGTGATTGGCTACTGGACGCTGTTGAGCCGGTTCACCACTTTGACCGTCACCGATGATCGAACGGTCTACCGGGAAGGCATCGTCTCGCGGGAGACGTCGGAGGTGCAGCACGACGACGTTCGCAACATTCAACTCGATCAATCGTTTGTTCAACGTTTGCTGAATGTGGGTGGCATTGGCATCTCCAGTTCGGGGCAAGACGATTTGGAGGTTGTCGCCAAAGGCCTTCCCCACCCCAAACGAATCATCGATCTCATTCGCGAAAATCAGGATTGA